From a region of the Chloroflexota bacterium genome:
- a CDS encoding HINT domain-containing protein: MANTLVESSHGLVPIETLVVGGTVWAIDPQTHQAGYYPITWTTAHTATLIIDLTVQPLTDTLGLAQEQIQATDHHPFWVYGRGWIDAGKLRVGDRLLGDAGYTITVVNVDVDVQPVMVYNFTVATLHTYTIGSAGILVHNTDCDEAVSYYRIQGGDDLRQRSFYRITVDEDGIVRFARKNINISRGNLDHAKYFLFNRRAGGQIYEFKIPKWLDELLLESSIPQSFYNQNVKNQGGLAPKIVDPTKPGQSFEIPPIWAEWFEENIVPGSLKIIE, encoded by the coding sequence GTGGCCAATACGCTCGTTGAGAGTAGTCATGGGCTGGTGCCGATTGAAACCCTGGTGGTGGGCGGTACCGTCTGGGCGATCGATCCCCAAACTCATCAGGCTGGCTATTACCCGATTACATGGACAACCGCCCATACCGCCACGTTGATCATTGACCTAACTGTCCAGCCGCTCACCGATACGCTGGGGCTTGCGCAGGAACAAATTCAGGCGACCGACCATCACCCGTTCTGGGTCTATGGACGCGGCTGGATCGATGCGGGCAAATTGCGGGTTGGTGATCGGTTGTTGGGCGATGCGGGCTATACCATCACCGTCGTCAATGTAGACGTGGACGTGCAGCCGGTCATGGTCTACAACTTCACCGTAGCTACCCTCCATACCTATACCATTGGCAGTGCGGGGATTCTCGTTCATAATACGGACTGTGATGAAGCTGTCTCATACTATCGGATCCAAGGTGGTGATGATTTAAGACAACGAAGTTTTTATCGTATTACGGTCGATGAAGACGGGATAGTACGATTTGCAAGAAAGAATATCAATATTAGTAGAGGTAACCTCGATCATGCAAAATATTTTCTTTTCAATAGACGTGCGGGAGGCCAAATATATGAATTCAAAATACCTAAGTGGTTAGACGAATTACTTTTAGAGTCAAGTATTCCACAAAGCTTCTATAATCAAAATGTTAAAAATCAAGGAGGTTTAGCACCAAAAATAGTTGATCCAACCAAACCTGGGCAATCATTTGAGATTCCTCCGATCTGGGCTGAATGGTTTGAAGAAAATATTGTTCCTGGATCACTCAAAATAATCGAATAG
- a CDS encoding RNA polymerase sigma factor — MVVDSVPLAEAAVRECLAAWFDQYNLAIFRYLVRLIGDEDHAADLLQETFTKALVALRTQALPNNPYAWLCRIAGNLVIDMLRRKRRWRWLPFQTSTPSHEHAIATAQDVRDCLVRLNQREAELLVMVHCIGLSPSEIAELLSENVSTVRVRLHRARHRFRDLYAGESEL; from the coding sequence ATGGTGGTTGACTCAGTGCCTCTGGCCGAGGCTGCCGTGCGAGAATGCTTGGCCGCGTGGTTTGACCAATATAACCTCGCGATCTTTCGCTACCTCGTGCGCCTGATCGGCGATGAAGACCATGCGGCTGATTTGCTGCAAGAAACCTTTACCAAGGCGCTTGTTGCCCTTCGCACCCAAGCCTTGCCAAATAACCCCTATGCTTGGCTCTGCCGCATTGCGGGAAATCTGGTGATTGATATGCTGCGACGCAAACGCCGCTGGCGCTGGCTGCCATTTCAGACCAGTACACCTTCGCATGAACACGCGATTGCAACCGCCCAAGATGTGCGCGATTGCTTGGTTCGACTCAACCAGCGTGAAGCAGAACTCTTAGTGATGGTGCATTGTATTGGCCTTAGTCCCAGCGAAATCGCCGAGTTGCTCAGTGAAAATGTCTCAACCGTGCGGGTACGCCTGCATCGTGCTCGCCATCGCTTCCGCGACCTGTATGCAGGGGAGAGTGAATTGTGA
- a CDS encoding RHS repeat-associated core domain-containing protein, with product MEQQRTYFSIWGTIRRQTGMSSNRLGYTGELMGHDGTVYLRARQYLPTMGRFLQQDGFAGIPTSPQSLHKYTYAHNSPAWHTDPSGNLVPLLVGAAWLVGAAWGVVETGFAIMITTRPLIPCLIPA from the coding sequence GTGGAGCAGCAACGCACCTATTTCAGTATTTGGGGCACGATCCGCCGCCAAACCGGCATGAGCAGCAATCGCTTGGGCTATACCGGCGAGTTAATGGGCCATGATGGCACGGTCTACCTCCGTGCACGCCAGTACCTGCCAACGATGGGGCGCTTTCTCCAACAAGATGGTTTTGCGGGTATTCCGACCAGCCCGCAATCGCTGCATAAATATACCTATGCCCACAATAGTCCGGCGTGGCATACCGACCCCAGTGGTAATCTTGTCCCGTTGCTCGTGGGTGCTGCGTGGCTTGTGGGTGCTGCCTGGGGAGTGGTTGAAACCGGGTTTGCAATTATGATAACTACACGACCGTTGATACCCTGCTTGATCCCTGCGTGA